Part of the Kangiella geojedonensis genome is shown below.
AGGTAGAAAGAACCGAGCATGGTGTGATATTACATTTATCTGAAGGAAGGATGCATCAGTTTGATCAAGTTATATTCGCTTGCCATAGTGATCAAGCTCTGAAGCTATTAGAGGATCCAACCCCATCAGAGAAAGAAGTATTAGGGGCTATAAAATATCAACGTAACGAAATATGTTTGCACTGGGACGAGGCTTTGCTACCTAAGAGGAAAAGTGCCTGGGCAAGTTGGAATGTGATTCGTAACGAAATCAGCAAAGTACAATGTACGGTGAGTTATTACATGAACTTACTGCAATCTTTGCCGACTGAACGCCCAGTGATTGTGAGCTTGAACATGAGCGAATATGTGGATACTGAAAAGGTGTGGAAGTATATAGAATATGAGCACCCTGTTTATACTCAAGAAACTATCAATGCGCAAAATAAAAGACCTCAGCTACAGGGTAAAATGTCTAGCTATTATTGCGGAGCTTATTGGGGGTGGGGCTTTCATGAAGATGGAGCGCGTAGTGGCGTAGAGGCTGCTCAGCATTTACTTCGTGACAATGGTTATGCTGAATAATAGTGTCGTCAAAGGCTGGGTGCGGCACCGACGGTATGCGCCAAAGCCACATCTGTTTGAATATGATATGAAGTGGACCTTGCTTGATCTTGATGAGGTTGAGAATCAGTTCAAGCTTAGCCGTCTATGGTCGGTGGAAAAGTACAATATTGTGTCATATCGAGCCAAAGACTTTCACCAAAATTCTACTAATGAATCCGAAGAAATCACCTCACCCAAAAGCAATAAGCAAAACATTATAAAAACCATCAAGACACGAACAGGGAAAGAGTTCGAGGGAAAGGTTTACATGATGTCGCACTTAAGAAACTACGGCTATAACTTCAACTCAGTCTGTTTTTACTATTGCTACGACTTAGATGAGACGTTAGCGTTTATCGTTAGTGAAATAACTAATACTCCATGGGGAGAGCGACATAGTTACGTTTTCGACTGTGCTAATGAAGAAAGTTCAAAGTGTGGTAAAGTTTATCAGTACAGCTTTAAGAAAGAGTTTCATGTATCCCCGTTCATTCAAATGGATATGCTCTATCGCTGGACATTTAAAGTGGCTAAGGATGAACTAAGAGTACACATGGCGGTGTTAACGACTGAAGGAAAAAAGTATTTTGACGCAACCTTCACAGGTAAGCTATTACCATTAACAACCAGTAGCATGAGAAAGTATGGTGTTAGTCATGCTTTACAGCCACATAAAATGAGCTTTTTAATTTATTGGCAGGCTCTCAAGTTGTGGCTCAAACGATTAAAGGTATTTGACCACCCCAAACACAGTCAATAATAGGAGTATCAATGACGCAGGGCACACGTGTTGCAAAGCAACGAAACAGTACTGAATTGAAGCAGGCGGCAGCCAATAGCGGGATGCTAAAAATTATCCGAAATCAAGTTAAGGAAACTTTAGGTCGGATTCAAAATGGTTCGATTACCGTGACTGACCCTGTCGAAACCTATGTTTGTGGCGAGCAACAAACAGATGTTGCTGTGACGTTGACGATACGAGACCTCGATTTTTATAGGCAAGTAGCTCTCGAGGGGAGTAACGGCGCGGCACAAGCTTATATTGATAGCAAGTGGGATGTGGATAATTTAACTGGATTGGTTCAGATTTTGGTTCGTAATATCGAGTTATTAGATGAAATGGAAGGTGGACTTGCCTGGTTAAGAAATAGTGCTTTAAAGGTATGGCACTACTTTAATAAGAATAGTGTTTCCGGTAGTAAAGATAACATTTCTGCTCATTATGATTTGGGCAACGAATTTTTTAAGCTGTTCTTAGATAAGCACATGATGTATTCGTCAGCAATTTTTGCTGAAGATGAGTCGCTTGACGTGGCTTCCGAACGAAAGTTAAAAACCATTTGTGACAAGTTGGATTTGAAAGAAACTGATAAGGTCATCGAAATAGGCACTGGTTGGGGTGGTATGGCCATATATGCAGCTAAAAATTATGGTTGCCACGTCACGACGACCACGATATCCGAACAGCAATATCAGTATGCGAAACAAAGGATTTCTGAAGAAGGTTTAGAAGATAAAGTAACGCTTCTTAAGCAAGATTATCGTGATCTGAAAGGGTCCTTTGATAAGCTTGTTTCTATTGAGATGATCGAAGCGGTTGGCCACCATTATCTTGATACCTATATCAAAAAGTGTAGTGACTTGCTTAACTCTGACGGATTGGCGCTAATACAGGCAATTACTATTGAGGACCGTCGATATAAACAAGCTTTGAAGTCGGTGGACTTTATTAAACGCTATATCTTCCCAGGTAGTTTCATTCCATGTGTGTCTGCTGTGGTGTCTAGCTCGGCCAAGCATTCAGATCTTAGGCTTATTAACCTAGAAGATTTTGGTGATAGTTATGCGAAAACGCTCAATCATTGGGCAAAACGTTTTGAAGACAATATTGAGCAGGTGAAAGCGCAGGGCTATAGCGAAGAATTTATACGCATGTGGACATTCTATTTTAGTTACTGTGAAGGTGGTTTTATAGAAAAGTCGATCAGCGACATTCATTTGCTTTTTGCCAAGCCTGCTAATAAGAGAAAACAATGGCTAGCACAACTTTAAATACAAATAACATCGTTAACTTTGTACTGTTCCAATTAGTTTGGGTTGGCTTTGTTTTTGGAGCTGAAGAAAACTTTATTTGGCTTGGTTGCTTGTTATTAGGTCTGATGTTGTTGTGGCAACTGTGGCCTTCAAGACGCCAAGAAAGCGATTTCATTATCATCATTACCAGTGCTTTGTGTGGCTTTATACTAGCAACGGCATGGTCTGCCAGTGATTTGATTGTTTATGACAACCACTGGCCCGCTAAACAACTGGCACCCTGGTGGATTGTTGCTTTGTGGGTTGCCTTTGGTGCCGCATTTAACCATTCCCTTGCTTGGGTACAAAAAAGCCCTTACTTAGCTGGTGCATTAGCAGCTGTAGGAGGTCCGGTATCATACCTTGCAGCTGAGCGAGTTGGAGCCGTTATTATCCACAGTCCAGTGTTCACGCTAAGTGCTATGGCTCTAGGTTGGTTTGCCGTCGCTTTCTTATTAACCCTACTAGTTAAGCGCCATGGTCAAACTAAACAATGTTGGTTCGCTAATGTCTGGGAGTGAGCTTCTTCTAATATTGCTAGCGATAAACTTGCTGATGCAAGTGTTGGCCTGGTTGTGGCAGAAAAAGCACCAGCATGCCGATATTGCTGACGTTGTTTGGTCAGGAATGATTGTTGTTAACGGTATCGTGATATTCACGTTAGCGACGGGTGATATTTTTCACCGCGCAATAATTTTACTCATTCCTGTCGCATGGTACTTGAGACTCTTTTGGCACCTTGTAGAGCGATATGACCTTTCAAAAGAAGATGGCCGCTACGCTTACTTAAGATCCTACTGGGATAAAAACACTCAAGCTAATTTTTTAATGTTTTTTATCGGGCAGGGTTTGATTATTAGTTTGTTCAGTTTCCCTGCATGGGTTCTGGCAAACAACATTGATGACTTTGGGTTATGGGACCTTGTTGGTTTATTCGTGGTTGGAATCTCTTATCTTGGAGTATGGCTTTCAGATCGTCAATTGAGGCTATTTAAGAAAAATAAAACTAATAAGGGGAAAGTGTGCGATGTCGGTTTGTGGAAATATTCGCGGCACCCAAATTATTTCTTTGAATGGACCCACTGGTTCGCATACCCCCTGCTGACCATTGGCAATGAGCTGCAGTGGCTAATGTGGATATACCCTATGATTATGCTGGTGTTCTTATTGAAGTTAACGGGTATACCATTTAATGAACAACAAAACCTAAGATCGAAAGGGGACGCTTACAGGGATTATCAAGAGCACACCAATAAATTTTTTATTGGCCCGAGAAAAACTAAACATAGTTAGGAGAAAATAGCTTGATTAAGACGATTATCAATATGATGGAGTCTGGGACTTTGCCAGACTCAGTAATCCGAGCAGGTATTAGGAAACTGTGCAAGCAGAGGCTTGAAGATGAGCACAAGAATGATATCGAAGCTCAAAGCGAGCAGTATGATCGTTTTTTACAAGAGTTGAGACGCAGCGACATCGCTGTAAAAACTGATAAAGCTAATGAGCAACATTACGAGGTTCCTGCTGATTTCTATTTGCTGGCTTTGGGGCAGCACCTAAAGTATAGCGGCTGCTTGTGGGAAGATGGTACGGAAGACTTATCGACCGCTGAAGAGAATATGCTAGCGCTTTATGTTCAGCGCGGCGAGTTCGAGGATGGACAGCAGATTCTTGAGTTGGGTTGTGGTTGGGGATCATTAACACTGTATTTGGCAGCAAAGTTTCCGAACAGTCATATTACGACTTTGTCGAATTCAAGCTCACAAAAGCAGTACATTGATAGTCAGGCAAAAGAGCGCGGCTTAAGTAATATCGACGTTATAACTGTCGATATTAACAATTTTAATACCGAGAAGACATTTGACCGTATCGTTTCAATTGAAATGTTTGAACACGTCAGAAATTACCAGCAATTATTTCAACGAGTAACCAGCTGGCTTAATGATGAAGGTAAGGTCTTTCTGCATGTCTTTTGTCATCGTTACTTGATGTATCCTTTTGAAGAAGACGGCGACGATAATTGGATGGGGAAATATTTTTTTAGTGGCGGCCAGATGCCAGCTGCTGATACTTTCCTGCATTTTCAGGGTGAGCTGAATTTGGAGAAGCGATGGTTACTGAGCGGGCAGCACTATGAAAAAACATCAAACGTTTGGTTGGAGAATACCGATAAACATAAAGAATCTATTTTATCGGTTTTTGAAAAGGTGTATGGTGAAAAAGAAGCCAAAGTTTGGTTACAGCGATGGAGAATATTTTTCATGTCATGTGCCGAGCTATTCGGTTTGAATCAAGGGAACGAGTGGTTAATCGCACATTATCGGTTTAGTAAATCGGCTCATAAATAAATGGCACGTAAGCAGAAGAAAATACATCACAAGTTAGTTAAAGCAATGCTCATCCAGCTGGTGCTGATTAGTGGTGTGACTCTGCTTAGTGTATATGGCGCCGCAAAGGTTGTTGAAAAAGTATTAATCAAACAGGCTCTCGA
Proteins encoded:
- a CDS encoding SAM-dependent methyltransferase; the encoded protein is MMESGTLPDSVIRAGIRKLCKQRLEDEHKNDIEAQSEQYDRFLQELRRSDIAVKTDKANEQHYEVPADFYLLALGQHLKYSGCLWEDGTEDLSTAEENMLALYVQRGEFEDGQQILELGCGWGSLTLYLAAKFPNSHITTLSNSSSQKQYIDSQAKERGLSNIDVITVDINNFNTEKTFDRIVSIEMFEHVRNYQQLFQRVTSWLNDEGKVFLHVFCHRYLMYPFEEDGDDNWMGKYFFSGGQMPAADTFLHFQGELNLEKRWLLSGQHYEKTSNVWLENTDKHKESILSVFEKVYGEKEAKVWLQRWRIFFMSCAELFGLNQGNEWLIAHYRFSKSAHK
- a CDS encoding DUF1295 domain-containing protein, which codes for MVKLNNVGSLMSGSELLLILLAINLLMQVLAWLWQKKHQHADIADVVWSGMIVVNGIVIFTLATGDIFHRAIILLIPVAWYLRLFWHLVERYDLSKEDGRYAYLRSYWDKNTQANFLMFFIGQGLIISLFSFPAWVLANNIDDFGLWDLVGLFVVGISYLGVWLSDRQLRLFKKNKTNKGKVCDVGLWKYSRHPNYFFEWTHWFAYPLLTIGNELQWLMWIYPMIMLVFLLKLTGIPFNEQQNLRSKGDAYRDYQEHTNKFFIGPRKTKHS
- a CDS encoding DUF2878 domain-containing protein, which codes for MASTTLNTNNIVNFVLFQLVWVGFVFGAEENFIWLGCLLLGLMLLWQLWPSRRQESDFIIIITSALCGFILATAWSASDLIVYDNHWPAKQLAPWWIVALWVAFGAAFNHSLAWVQKSPYLAGALAAVGGPVSYLAAERVGAVIIHSPVFTLSAMALGWFAVAFLLTLLVKRHGQTKQCWFANVWE
- a CDS encoding DUF1365 domain-containing protein is translated as MLNNSVVKGWVRHRRYAPKPHLFEYDMKWTLLDLDEVENQFKLSRLWSVEKYNIVSYRAKDFHQNSTNESEEITSPKSNKQNIIKTIKTRTGKEFEGKVYMMSHLRNYGYNFNSVCFYYCYDLDETLAFIVSEITNTPWGERHSYVFDCANEESSKCGKVYQYSFKKEFHVSPFIQMDMLYRWTFKVAKDELRVHMAVLTTEGKKYFDATFTGKLLPLTTSSMRKYGVSHALQPHKMSFLIYWQALKLWLKRLKVFDHPKHSQ
- a CDS encoding SAM-dependent methyltransferase, encoding MTQGTRVAKQRNSTELKQAAANSGMLKIIRNQVKETLGRIQNGSITVTDPVETYVCGEQQTDVAVTLTIRDLDFYRQVALEGSNGAAQAYIDSKWDVDNLTGLVQILVRNIELLDEMEGGLAWLRNSALKVWHYFNKNSVSGSKDNISAHYDLGNEFFKLFLDKHMMYSSAIFAEDESLDVASERKLKTICDKLDLKETDKVIEIGTGWGGMAIYAAKNYGCHVTTTTISEQQYQYAKQRISEEGLEDKVTLLKQDYRDLKGSFDKLVSIEMIEAVGHHYLDTYIKKCSDLLNSDGLALIQAITIEDRRYKQALKSVDFIKRYIFPGSFIPCVSAVVSSSAKHSDLRLINLEDFGDSYAKTLNHWAKRFEDNIEQVKAQGYSEEFIRMWTFYFSYCEGGFIEKSISDIHLLFAKPANKRKQWLAQL